Proteins found in one Quercus robur chromosome 2, dhQueRobu3.1, whole genome shotgun sequence genomic segment:
- the LOC126715698 gene encoding uncharacterized protein LOC126715698 — MRTLARSLRHTRLSLQHKKCNYSGGFVNTRKHLIETNTGSVCKFTNNAEFNRFRYLTFMISRAMSADAAKVTNADVNGAGPLVEYERRIAAGELADGDSFQVDTLRELQRLYDELVASADACRLDRYSASEKAGRSRWLWSRFIPQSSYSPVKGLYLFGGVGTGKTMLMDLFFDQLPSSWRKKRIHFHDFMLNVHSRLQKHRGVADPLEAVADEISDEAILLCLDEFMVTDVADALILNRLFRQLFSNGVILVSTSNRAPDNLYEGGLQRDLFLPFIATLKERCIVHQIGSSVDYRKMTSAEQGFYFIGKDMSGFLKQKFQQLIGEHTASPQEVEVVMGRTLQVPLGANGCAYFPFEELCDRPLGAADYFGLFKKFHTLALEGVPILGLHNRTAAYRFVTLVDVMYENKGRLLCTAEGSPQELFERIVTISDAQHRAPRTSSRSRKVDDFDLCVDNELGFAKDRTVSRLTEMNSKEYLEQHADMFLAGK, encoded by the exons ATGAGAACATTGGCCCGATCCCTTCGCCACACTCGATTGTCTCTTCAgcataaaaaatgtaattattcGGGTGGATTTGTGAATACCCGGAAGCATTTGATAGAGACTAATACTGGGTCTGTTTGTAAATTTACTAACAATGCCGAATTCAATAGATTTCGATACCTCACATTTATGATCTCAAGAGCCATGTCAGCTGATGCTGCTAAAGTTACAAATGCAG ATGTGAATGGAGCAGGGCCTCTAGTTGAGTATGAACGAAGAATTGCTGCTGGTGAACTTGCGGATGGTGATAGCTTCCAG GTAGACACCTTACGAGAACTTCAGAGACTATATGATGAGCTTGTTGCTTCTGCTGATGCCTGCCGGTTGGATAGGTATTCGGCTTCTGAAAAAGCTGGAAG GAGTAGGTGGTTGTGGTCTCGATTCATACCCCAATCTTCATACTCACCTGTCAAGGGTCTATATCTTTTTGGAGGAGTAGGGACTGGAAAAACTATGTTGATGGACCTGTTTTTTGATCAATT GCCCTCTAGTTGGAGGAAAAAAAGGATCCATTTTCATGACTTTATGTTAAATGTTCATAGCCGCTTGCAA aagcACAGGGGTGTGGCAGATCCACTTGAAGCTGTTGCCGATGAAATATCTGATGAAGCAATTTTATTATGTCTTGATGAATTTATG GTGACTGACGTTGCTGATGCATTGATACTAAACCGTTTGTTTAGACAGCTATTCAGCAATGGTGTT ATTCTTGTCTCCACCTCAAATCGTGCTCCTGATAACCTCTATGAAGGCGGACTGCAGAGGGATCTTTTTCTACCCTTCATTGCTACTTTGAAG GAACGATGTATAGTTCATCAAATTGGTTCGTCAGTTGACTATCGGAAGATGACTTCG GCAGAGCAAGGATTCTACTTTATTGGCAAAGACATGTCTGGCTTTCTCAAGCAAAAGTTCCAGCAATTGATTGGGGAGCACACAGCTAGTCCACAAGAGGTTGAAGTAGTAATGGGAAGGACGTTGCAG GTTCCTCTTGGTGCTAATGGATGCGcatattttccttttgaggAACTCTGTGACAGACCACTTGGAGCTGCAGATTATTTTGGATTGTTCA AGAAATTCCATACCCTGGCATTGGAAGGTGTCCCAATTCTTGGACTACACAATAGGACAGCAGCATATCGGTTTGTCACTCTTGTTGAT GTAATGTATGAGAACAAGGGCAGACTGTTGTGTACAGCTGAGGGGAGTCCTCAAGAACTTTTCGAAAGGATAGTGACAATTTCTGATGCTCAACACAGGGCACCTAGAACTTCTTCAAGATCAAGGAAAGTTGATGATTTTGACCTTTGTGTGGACAATGAACTGGGATTTGCAAAAGACCGCACCGTTAGTAG ATTAACTGAGATGAACAGCAAAGAATACTTAGAGCAGCATGCCGATATGTTTTTAGCTGGGAAGTAG
- the LOC126715699 gene encoding uncharacterized protein LOC126715699 isoform X3 encodes MVVIEVEESNVNPPKPAPAPSSTSHNASDGFETASDGELPSDDDDDNGSDATNAVNAQQQEQQQEDHQIVPPQPQPEEHDEADSSSQNDDALQQQKALEQENDAKALEQANDAKLEGNKLFGDGQFEEALSQYELALQVAPDMPSSSELRSICHANCAICYTKLGKYDETIKECTKSLELNPTYMKSLVRRGEAHEKLEHFEEAIADMKKILELDPSNDQARKTIRRLEPLAAEKREKMKEEMISKLKDMGNSLLGRFGMSVDNFKAVKDPNTGSYSVSFQR; translated from the exons atggtggtgATAGAAGTGGAAGAGAGCAACGTGAATCCTCCAAAACCAGCACCAGCACCATCATCGACATCGCACAACGCCTCCGATGGCTTTGAAACCGCCAGCGACGGTGAGCTACCCagcgacgacgacgacgacaaTGGCAGTGATGCAACCAACGCCGTAAATGCAcaacaacaagaacaacaacaagAGGACCACCAGATTGTTCCTCCACAACCTCAACCTGAAGAACACGACGAAGCCGACTCTTCTTCCCAAAACGACGACGCACTCCAACAACAG AAAGCCTTAGAGCAAGAAAATGATGCGAAAGCCTTAGAGCAAGCAAATGATGCGAAATTGGAAGGAAATAAGTTGTTTGGAGATGGGCAGTTTGAGGAGGCGCTATCACAGTATGAGCTTGCTCTACAAGTTGCACCAGATATGCCTTCCTCTTCAGAATTACGCTCCATATGCCATGCAAATTGTGCAATATGTTATACGAAACtg ggaaAATATGATGAAACAATCAAGGAATGCACAAAATCATTAGAACTAAATCCTACATATATGAAGTCTCTGGTTAGAAGGGGAGAGGCTCATGAAAAGCTTGAACATTTTGAGGAGGCTATTGCTG ATATGAAAAAAATCTTGGAATTGGATCCTTCAAATGACCAAGCTAGGAAAACTATTCGCCGCTTGGAGCCGTTAGCTGCAGAAAAGCGAGAAAAGATGAAGGAAGAGATGATTT CAAAGCTGAAAGATATGGGCAACTCTTTATTGGGCCGCTTCGGGATGAGTGTTGACAACTTCAAGGCTGTCAAAGATCCAAACACTGGTTCTTATTCCGTTTCGTTCCAACGTTAG
- the LOC126715699 gene encoding uncharacterized protein LOC126715699 isoform X1: MVVIEVEESNVNPPKPAPAPSSTSHNASDGFETASDGELPSDDDDDNGSDATNAVNAQQQEQQQEDHQIVPPQPQPEEHDEADSSSQNDDALQQQVIHSIWQKALEQENDAKALEQANDAKLEGNKLFGDGQFEEALSQYELALQVAPDMPSSSELRSICHANCAICYTKLGKYDETIKECTKSLELNPTYMKSLVRRGEAHEKLEHFEEAIADMKKILELDPSNDQARKTIRRLEPLAAEKREKMKEEMISKLKDMGNSLLGRFGMSVDNFKAVKDPNTGSYSVSFQR; the protein is encoded by the exons atggtggtgATAGAAGTGGAAGAGAGCAACGTGAATCCTCCAAAACCAGCACCAGCACCATCATCGACATCGCACAACGCCTCCGATGGCTTTGAAACCGCCAGCGACGGTGAGCTACCCagcgacgacgacgacgacaaTGGCAGTGATGCAACCAACGCCGTAAATGCAcaacaacaagaacaacaacaagAGGACCACCAGATTGTTCCTCCACAACCTCAACCTGAAGAACACGACGAAGCCGACTCTTCTTCCCAAAACGACGACGCACTCCAACAACAGGTTATTCATTCTATTTGG caGAAAGCCTTAGAGCAAGAAAATGATGCGAAAGCCTTAGAGCAAGCAAATGATGCGAAATTGGAAGGAAATAAGTTGTTTGGAGATGGGCAGTTTGAGGAGGCGCTATCACAGTATGAGCTTGCTCTACAAGTTGCACCAGATATGCCTTCCTCTTCAGAATTACGCTCCATATGCCATGCAAATTGTGCAATATGTTATACGAAACtg ggaaAATATGATGAAACAATCAAGGAATGCACAAAATCATTAGAACTAAATCCTACATATATGAAGTCTCTGGTTAGAAGGGGAGAGGCTCATGAAAAGCTTGAACATTTTGAGGAGGCTATTGCTG ATATGAAAAAAATCTTGGAATTGGATCCTTCAAATGACCAAGCTAGGAAAACTATTCGCCGCTTGGAGCCGTTAGCTGCAGAAAAGCGAGAAAAGATGAAGGAAGAGATGATTT CAAAGCTGAAAGATATGGGCAACTCTTTATTGGGCCGCTTCGGGATGAGTGTTGACAACTTCAAGGCTGTCAAAGATCCAAACACTGGTTCTTATTCCGTTTCGTTCCAACGTTAG
- the LOC126715699 gene encoding uncharacterized protein LOC126715699 isoform X2, whose translation MVVIEVEESNVNPPKPAPAPSSTSHNASDGFETASDGELPSDDDDDNGSDATNAVNAQQQEQQQEDHQIVPPQPQPEEHDEADSSSQNDDALQQQQKALEQENDAKALEQANDAKLEGNKLFGDGQFEEALSQYELALQVAPDMPSSSELRSICHANCAICYTKLGKYDETIKECTKSLELNPTYMKSLVRRGEAHEKLEHFEEAIADMKKILELDPSNDQARKTIRRLEPLAAEKREKMKEEMISKLKDMGNSLLGRFGMSVDNFKAVKDPNTGSYSVSFQR comes from the exons atggtggtgATAGAAGTGGAAGAGAGCAACGTGAATCCTCCAAAACCAGCACCAGCACCATCATCGACATCGCACAACGCCTCCGATGGCTTTGAAACCGCCAGCGACGGTGAGCTACCCagcgacgacgacgacgacaaTGGCAGTGATGCAACCAACGCCGTAAATGCAcaacaacaagaacaacaacaagAGGACCACCAGATTGTTCCTCCACAACCTCAACCTGAAGAACACGACGAAGCCGACTCTTCTTCCCAAAACGACGACGCACTCCAACAACAG caGAAAGCCTTAGAGCAAGAAAATGATGCGAAAGCCTTAGAGCAAGCAAATGATGCGAAATTGGAAGGAAATAAGTTGTTTGGAGATGGGCAGTTTGAGGAGGCGCTATCACAGTATGAGCTTGCTCTACAAGTTGCACCAGATATGCCTTCCTCTTCAGAATTACGCTCCATATGCCATGCAAATTGTGCAATATGTTATACGAAACtg ggaaAATATGATGAAACAATCAAGGAATGCACAAAATCATTAGAACTAAATCCTACATATATGAAGTCTCTGGTTAGAAGGGGAGAGGCTCATGAAAAGCTTGAACATTTTGAGGAGGCTATTGCTG ATATGAAAAAAATCTTGGAATTGGATCCTTCAAATGACCAAGCTAGGAAAACTATTCGCCGCTTGGAGCCGTTAGCTGCAGAAAAGCGAGAAAAGATGAAGGAAGAGATGATTT CAAAGCTGAAAGATATGGGCAACTCTTTATTGGGCCGCTTCGGGATGAGTGTTGACAACTTCAAGGCTGTCAAAGATCCAAACACTGGTTCTTATTCCGTTTCGTTCCAACGTTAG